The genomic region CTCGAGTGCCTTACGAAACCAACATTATGCCCATAACAGGGTTGTAGTTGATGTTGCGGACTATAAAAAACAACGAGCAGATCGCCTAGCCGAAAAGGCCAAAGAATGGATTGAAGAGGTGCGGAGTGGTGGCAAGGATTATCACGTAAACCCAATGAGCCCAGCCGACAGAAGGGTTATTCATCAGGTGGCATCAGAGCACGGTTTAGCTACCGAATCTGTTGGTGAGGGGCGCGATAGACACGTAATTATTAAAGCAAATAAGAAGAGTTAAAACAGTAGCTTAACTATCCCCTAAAACTTGTTTATATACGTCGAGGGTTTCTTTGGCCATTTTTGACCAGGAGTATTTTTTTGATTGAGCATAACCAGCCTTAATTAGCTGATCACGAAGTTTTTCGTCATCCAATACAGTGTTAATTTTATCTGCCATATCTTGCACATCAGTAGGATTGAAATATAAAGCCCCTTTGCCGTAAATTTCTGGTAAACACGTAGCGTTACTACTAACCAGCGGACAACCATGAACCATTGCTTCAAGCCCTGGCAACCCAAACCCCTCACTTAACGAAGGCAAAACATAACACTCAGCGTTTTGATAAAGCCACTTCAGCTGGCTATCGTCGACAAATCCCAAAAACACTACACTATTGATAGATTTTTGGTCCACCAGGTTAATAATTTCCTGATATGCCAAATCTATCTTTCCCGCCAACACTAACACTAACTCTGGGTGTTTTTGTTGAACCAAGGCAAATGACTCAACTAAATTACGAAGGTTTTTGTGTGGTTGAGCTCGACCAACATAAAGTAGGAACTGTTTATTTGTTAGTTTTTTAAAAGATTGTGGTGAGATAGATATCTTATCGGCAGATTCACGAGTTACGTTAATCTTGTCTTTACTAACACTATATTTTTTCATCAAATCATCTTTAATATACTGACTTGGAGTAAGTATCTTAGAGGATTTCTTACAAACAACATAATTCATCAGATTATATAACTGTTGCCGAAAGGCTTGAACAAAGCTATTTTGGTGTGTGTTTTTAAACCTGAGAGCGGTTAGGTCATGCATCATTGTTATAGTTTTTCCCGAAAGCAACAATGGTTGTTGTACCATACTAAAAAAAACCAAATCAGGCTTTAGATTTTTTATTTGTGCCAGTAAACCAAATTGTTCGCCAATACTAAAACTGCGAAAGTTTGATGTAGCAACCTGAAACGATGGTGCAATTTTTTCTATATAACCTTTTCGTTCTGGCGTGGTAATAACGGTTATTTTGTACTGTGGATTTAACAGATGAAGATGTTCAATAAGTTTGTCAGAATATCGACCAGTTGAAGTACCAGAAATACGATTATCTATTACGATATGACGAGACATAATAGATAGAATTATAGAGTAATAGCCTAAGAAGTGCTATTTTTGGCATGTTTCAGTTGTGACACAAAACCCAAGCCTATATTTAAACTTACTAGTGCCCACCAGGTTATTGGAACCGATTCTTCTGTCCATATAGGGATAAATAACCCAATGATTGCGATAGTGGCTAGCAGGGACCAATATGCTTGTCGCGAGATTGGTGGACTAAACCATCTAATTTGTTGCCAAGTTGCAACCATGAAGGCCACGAATAACAACAAACCAACAACGCCTAGCTCTAGCCCATATTGTATATACGAGTTTTCTGTAACAACATACGCCCCAGAATTGTTATTGCTTAGTCTTCCTGCTGGGCTGGCATATCCATGACCCCGACCTAGAGGATTAGAAACAAATAACCTCATATTGCTACCATAACTTTTTAATCTAAGCTCCGTGGATCCATTAGCTTGATTATCTGTCTGATGAAGTAGTAAAGATCTACCAACTGGGGAAAGCGTAACGGCAGAAATACCTAACAAGGCCACAACAACACTCAACACCAACACAATACGAGCTTTGTGATTCGATAATAATAGATGTCTGTTAACAAACACGTACCAGCCAGCAAGTATTAATAACCCAATCCACGCGCCTCGCGAAAATGACCATACAACACCAAGCGCTACAATTGATAGAACCAAATACCGATTACGTTTTAATAGCTTTACTTGATTAAATAACACCAAAGCAAACGGGATTAATAAATATACACCCAAAGAATTTGGGCTACGAAATCCAGCCTGCATGCGTTTTATTGGAAGGTTTGCGCTGACTAAGTATTGCGCACCTGGCCTTCCTGGTCTATCTATACCAGACGCATCATAGCCAAGGCCGGTTAGGTATCTTGGTGGTAATAGAACCATGACTATTCCCAAAACCACACTAATCACACCGCAGACTACAACTAGTCTGCTAACGTCGTTAATCAGTTGTTTTTTATAGATTAATCCCAACAGCGCTCCAGATAGTACTACTCCAACAAACCGAACATTAAGCACAAAACCCACAAAACTAACTGGATTTATTCCTTTGATTAGCAAAAATATCCCACAGTATATTGTAAAAGCCAGCAGACTGATACCAAATGCACTACCTAAACCCTTCATGAATTTAGAGCGATATTCCTTGTGTCTTGCAAGGATAATTATTGAAAGTAGTGTTAAAAGCACAATAATAACCTCTTCAAAACTACTACTCAACAAAATATTATTAATCTTAGAATCAATAATGGTTGTAAGTAGTGCCGAAAACGGAATAATTGCTACAAAAAAAAGAAAACAATATTTCAGAAATATCGAATCACGACTGATATTACTCATCGGTATTAATTATGCACCAATAGTTTTACAACAACTAATTAATCTTTGGTATTTTGAGGGGTTTGCTTTTATACAATATGCCATCGATATACTCGGTACTTACAGTAAGATTGCCTTGAATTTTCTTACGTTGCTGACGAGTATTCGGAAGCAACACAAAAGACTTCGCAACACCCTTAATAAACGACCCGATATGGTGATCTCTGATTGCTCCTCCAAGCATACGTAGAAGGCCATACAAAAACAATGGTTTATATTTCCAAAAAAGACTACCAGGCATATTTTTATTAAAAAGTAAGGTAAAGTTCTTGGTGCTATGATAACGGGAAAACCCACCCAACCTAGCACTAGTTGCTGACACATGATGATAGGCTACTGCACCTGGTTCATACCAGACCTTCCAGCCAGCTAGTTGGGCCCGAAAGCTAATGTCTACATCTTCATAGTAGGCAAAAAACCTTTCGTCAAACAATCCAATTTCTTTGAGCATTGCCGTGCGATAAAGTGATGCTCCACCTGTGGCACCAAACACATACTCAGCAGTATCATATTGACCTTTATCTAATTGGTTTCTCCCCCTAGGAAAAGGTATTCCCCAAACGGTATAAAAATCACCAGTACTATCGATATGCTTTTTGTCCATGCGCATAAATTTGCCGGTAATAATGCCTGCCTCTTTATGGTTATCTCCGGCAGTGACCAGGTTTTTTAACCAATCCTTGCTAGCAACAGCATCGTTATTAAACAGTGCTACGTATTCATAATCATTCATTATAGCCCAGTCAATGCCTTTATTAACCCCACCAGCAAAACCTAGATTAGTTTTTTGTAGCAACAACTCAACATTAGGAAACCTATCTTTAATTATTTGAACAGAATCATCCACCGAACCGTTATCTACTACCACAATCTTAGGCTTAAAGGTTTGTTTTTCTAATGACCGTAAACACTCAACAATAAAGTCTTGACCATTCCAATTAGGTATTACTACAACAACTTTAGTTTTCATACTAAGCACCAGTTTAGTACAAAAAACTGATTTTTCTATAATAATTAGTATATTATTAGGGTTTTCAAATAGACATATTGTTATGATGAGTACAGTTTACTTACTTAAATAATACACACCAAAAGATAAACACAAACTTATACTGCGATACCCATGCTATCAATTTTTAATATAACCTGTTAACTTTACTTTATCTTCTCCTTTCTTTTTATATAAATATAAAGAAGAAATAATGAAAAGAGTGGCATGGGGTTGTTTATATATTAATAGGGTGTATTATTTCGTTAAATATATGAATAGTAGCTTTGATAGTTATATTGGTATCACATATGAGTACAGTTAAGTATCGTAGACCACTCAATGGTCAGCAGACTGAAACGTTGAACATACTGTATTGGTATCGTTTTTGTACCGCCAAGCAGTTAGCTCATACACTGGGAAAATCGAGCCAGAAAGCTATACAAAACAAACTTCAAGTACTAGAAGCTCAAGGTTTCATTGATAAACGCTACGACAAAAGCTATAAACTAGCTGGCAGACCTGCTGAGTACTTCATAACACCAAAAGGTGCTCGTGAGCTGGAAAGACTCAAGCCCGGTGTTACTAACAAGTGGGCAACCAAAAGCTTGTACAAGAACAAGACGGTGTCTGATGACTTTTTGAGACATTGCATCACTGTCACCGAAATAGCCAAAAAGCTTCGTGAAATATTTGGCAACATACATAAAATGTACATACTACCCAAAAGTTATATAGCACAGTACGGCTACTATCCTGCTTGGACACCAGATCTTCATCTTGAGATACCAGGCAGAGGCAGTACACCATCCAAACACTACTTCGTTGATATTTGGGATGGCACTAAGCCATTCTTTGTTAGCGTCAGAAAAACTAGGAACTACGTGAACTTCAAAGATAGTGAGCAGTGGCAGGAAAAAGAACAGTTTCCTGTAATTGTAGCCATCTGCCAAGATGAGAAAAATCAAAAAAAGCTTAATAAGCAAATAAAGCGCATTTTGGATGACCAGTGGGACGAGGAATTGTTATTTGCTACTACTACGTTAGATAAGCTTCAGCAGGCCACACACCCCACCGACAAGATTTGGAGCAAGATACTTACGGATGAAGACGCCGAAGAAATGAGCTTAAGAAGTTTGTTGCTATAATAAATAATATTATGGCAAATTATAATGTCACCCTCCTTATATAATGAACACACTGTGTGTAGCAACCAGGTATAATTACATTGCGAATTATAACAAAAATAACAGAGGAGGTCAACATTATGTACCAAATTCTTGCACAAAAATGTAGCATAAGTTATACTGTAAGGTATAAATTGAAAGGTTCATCATGGATTTCAGCAAGACAATCATAACACTGCGCAACAAGGCAGGTCTGAGTCAACAAGACGTGGCAGATAAGCT from Candidatus Nomurabacteria bacterium harbors:
- a CDS encoding single-stranded DNA-binding protein, whose translation is MTINSTTSTDKATNLNESLEEAIQYSKKYLEDIISFFGLNIDIYATASDEEVIELHVPSTHLNGFLIGQKGDTMRSMQQIISSALRNQHYAHNRVVVDVADYKKQRADRLAEKAKEWIEEVRSGGKDYHVNPMSPADRRVIHQVASEHGLATESVGEGRDRHVIIKANKKS
- a CDS encoding glycosyltransferase family 4 protein — translated: MSRHIVIDNRISGTSTGRYSDKLIEHLHLLNPQYKITVITTPERKGYIEKIAPSFQVATSNFRSFSIGEQFGLLAQIKNLKPDLVFFSMVQQPLLLSGKTITMMHDLTALRFKNTHQNSFVQAFRQQLYNLMNYVVCKKSSKILTPSQYIKDDLMKKYSVSKDKINVTRESADKISISPQSFKKLTNKQFLLYVGRAQPHKNLRNLVESFALVQQKHPELVLVLAGKIDLAYQEIINLVDQKSINSVVFLGFVDDSQLKWLYQNAECYVLPSLSEGFGLPGLEAMVHGCPLVSSNATCLPEIYGKGALYFNPTDVQDMADKINTVLDDEKLRDQLIKAGYAQSKKYSWSKMAKETLDVYKQVLGDS
- a CDS encoding O-antigen ligase family protein gives rise to the protein MSNISRDSIFLKYCFLFFVAIIPFSALLTTIIDSKINNILLSSSFEEVIIVLLTLLSIIILARHKEYRSKFMKGLGSAFGISLLAFTIYCGIFLLIKGINPVSFVGFVLNVRFVGVVLSGALLGLIYKKQLINDVSRLVVVCGVISVVLGIVMVLLPPRYLTGLGYDASGIDRPGRPGAQYLVSANLPIKRMQAGFRSPNSLGVYLLIPFALVLFNQVKLLKRNRYLVLSIVALGVVWSFSRGAWIGLLILAGWYVFVNRHLLLSNHKARIVLVLSVVVALLGISAVTLSPVGRSLLLHQTDNQANGSTELRLKSYGSNMRLFVSNPLGRGHGYASPAGRLSNNNSGAYVVTENSYIQYGLELGVVGLLLFVAFMVATWQQIRWFSPPISRQAYWSLLATIAIIGLFIPIWTEESVPITWWALVSLNIGLGFVSQLKHAKNSTS
- a CDS encoding glycosyltransferase family 2 protein — encoded protein: MKTKVVVVIPNWNGQDFIVECLRSLEKQTFKPKIVVVDNGSVDDSVQIIKDRFPNVELLLQKTNLGFAGGVNKGIDWAIMNDYEYVALFNNDAVASKDWLKNLVTAGDNHKEAGIITGKFMRMDKKHIDSTGDFYTVWGIPFPRGRNQLDKGQYDTAEYVFGATGGASLYRTAMLKEIGLFDERFFAYYEDVDISFRAQLAGWKVWYEPGAVAYHHVSATSARLGGFSRYHSTKNFTLLFNKNMPGSLFWKYKPLFLYGLLRMLGGAIRDHHIGSFIKGVAKSFVLLPNTRQQRKKIQGNLTVSTEYIDGILYKSKPLKIPKIN
- a CDS encoding replication-relaxation family protein, which translates into the protein MSTVKYRRPLNGQQTETLNILYWYRFCTAKQLAHTLGKSSQKAIQNKLQVLEAQGFIDKRYDKSYKLAGRPAEYFITPKGARELERLKPGVTNKWATKSLYKNKTVSDDFLRHCITVTEIAKKLREIFGNIHKMYILPKSYIAQYGYYPAWTPDLHLEIPGRGSTPSKHYFVDIWDGTKPFFVSVRKTRNYVNFKDSEQWQEKEQFPVIVAICQDEKNQKKLNKQIKRILDDQWDEELLFATTTLDKLQQATHPTDKIWSKILTDEDAEEMSLRSLLL